A DNA window from Fusobacterium sp. JB019 contains the following coding sequences:
- the hslV gene encoding ATP-dependent protease subunit HslV: MEQMRATTIILARRGKNIAIAGDGQVTLGDTVFKSKAKKIKKIKDYNVLTGFAGGAADSFSLFEKFEKYLAMYKGNVKKASVELANEWRNDKALRNLDAMLIVASKEDLLVLSGNGDIIEPDEDVIAIGSGGNYAYSAGIALLKNTDFSPEKIVLESLKIASSICIYTNSNIVVEKI, translated from the coding sequence ATGGAACAGATGAGAGCAACTACAATAATTTTAGCAAGAAGAGGGAAAAATATTGCTATTGCTGGAGATGGACAAGTAACTTTAGGAGATACAGTTTTTAAATCTAAAGCAAAAAAGATAAAAAAAATAAAAGATTATAATGTTTTAACTGGTTTTGCAGGTGGAGCAGCAGATTCTTTTTCTTTATTTGAGAAATTTGAAAAATATTTAGCTATGTATAAAGGAAATGTTAAAAAAGCTTCTGTTGAACTTGCAAATGAGTGGAGAAATGATAAAGCTTTAAGAAACTTAGATGCTATGTTAATAGTTGCAAGTAAAGAAGATCTTTTAGTTTTATCTGGAAATGGAGATATAATAGAACCTGATGAAGATGTAATAGCCATAGGAAGCGGGGGGAATTATGCTTATTCAGCTGGAATAGCTCTTTTGAAAAATACAGATTTTAGTCCAGAGAAAATAGTTTTAGAATCTTTAAAAATAGCATCGTCAATTTGTATATATACAAATTCAAATATAGTTGTGGAAAAAATTTAA
- a CDS encoding branched-chain amino acid aminotransferase codes for MNIKFEKSNNLKTKPDESNLGFGKYFTDHMLTMDYTNEKGWHNAKIVPYGPLSLSPASFVLHYAQEVFEGMKAYRTPDNNIQLFRPEMNARRLQSSCERLCIPKISEDVFLEAINSLLEVEQDWIPHLEGTSLYIRPFIFSTEQTVGLHAAGNFKFIVILCPVGNYYPEGVNPVKIYVEDQLVRASKGGTGFTKCGGNYAASMLAQVQAQEKGYTQVLWLDGEKRKYVEEVGSMNALFKIDGKIYTSPIDGTVLPGVTRDSCIKLLKSWGYEVAEEHFSIDFLMDAGRTGKLEEAFGTGTAAVISPIGELFYKGETVIINNFKTGKVTQKLYNTLTDIQWGKTEDPFNWTQKL; via the coding sequence ATGAATATTAAATTTGAAAAATCTAACAATTTAAAAACAAAACCAGATGAAAGCAACTTAGGCTTTGGTAAATATTTTACTGATCATATGTTAACAATGGATTATACTAATGAAAAAGGATGGCATAATGCTAAAATAGTTCCTTATGGCCCTTTATCTTTAAGTCCTGCCTCTTTTGTTCTTCATTATGCTCAAGAAGTCTTCGAGGGAATGAAAGCTTATAGAACTCCGGACAATAATATTCAACTTTTTAGACCAGAGATGAATGCTAGAAGATTACAAAGTTCTTGCGAAAGATTATGTATTCCTAAAATATCTGAGGATGTTTTTTTAGAAGCAATTAACTCTCTTTTAGAAGTTGAACAAGATTGGATACCTCATCTTGAAGGAACTTCTTTATACATACGTCCATTTATTTTTTCAACTGAACAAACAGTTGGACTTCATGCTGCTGGTAATTTCAAATTTATTGTAATCCTTTGCCCTGTTGGAAACTATTATCCTGAAGGAGTTAATCCAGTAAAAATATACGTAGAAGATCAATTAGTTCGTGCTTCAAAAGGTGGTACAGGATTTACTAAATGTGGTGGAAATTATGCTGCAAGTATGCTTGCTCAAGTTCAAGCTCAAGAAAAAGGTTATACTCAAGTACTTTGGTTAGATGGAGAAAAAAGGAAATATGTAGAAGAGGTTGGTTCTATGAACGCTCTTTTTAAAATAGACGGTAAAATTTATACTTCACCTATTGATGGAACTGTACTTCCTGGTGTTACTCGTGATTCTTGTATCAAACTTTTAAAAAGTTGGGGTTATGAAGTAGCTGAAGAACATTTTTCAATAGACTTTCTTATGGACGCTGGAAGAACTGGTAAACTAGAAGAAGCTTTTGGAACTGGAACTGCTGCAGTTATTTCTCCTATTGGAGAACTTTTCTATAAAGGAGAAACTGTTATCATCAATAATTTTAAAACTGGAAAAGTGACTCAAAAACTTTATAATACCCTTACTGATATTCAGTGGGGAAAAACTGAAGATCCATTTAATTGGACTCAAAAACTTTAA
- a CDS encoding DUF1385 domain-containing protein: MKNKCTNVGGQAVIEGVMMRNGSLLATAVRKTTGEIVYKKTYFAENRKKLSKIPFVRGAVLLFDSLVTGVKELTFSANESEENEEEQMTNKDAILTTIVSLGLGILLFIVLPSLLGSFVFKESRGYANILEGILRLVFFLLYVWIISFSKDVKRVFEYHGAEHKTIYTYENKLDLTPENAKEFTTLHPRCGTSFLLIVMLIAIVVFSIIDFILPIPTTFLGKILLKVLLRVILMPFIAGLSYEFQRFTSNHLDNKIIRGLALPGLYLQKLTTKEPDEKQLEVAIVALKIALDEEVENAREVF, encoded by the coding sequence ATGAAAAATAAATGTACTAATGTGGGAGGACAAGCAGTTATTGAAGGGGTTATGATGAGGAATGGCTCTTTACTAGCTACTGCAGTAAGAAAAACAACGGGAGAAATAGTTTATAAAAAAACTTATTTTGCTGAAAATAGAAAAAAATTATCAAAGATTCCATTTGTTAGAGGTGCAGTTCTTTTGTTTGATTCTTTAGTTACAGGAGTGAAAGAATTAACATTTTCAGCTAATGAAAGTGAAGAAAATGAAGAAGAACAAATGACAAATAAAGATGCAATTTTGACAACTATTGTATCTTTAGGATTAGGGATATTATTATTTATAGTATTACCTTCATTATTAGGGAGTTTTGTTTTTAAAGAGAGTAGAGGTTATGCTAATATCTTAGAAGGAATTTTAAGGTTAGTTTTCTTTTTATTATATGTATGGATAATTTCCTTTTCTAAAGATGTAAAAAGAGTTTTTGAATATCACGGGGCAGAACATAAAACAATATATACTTATGAAAATAAATTAGACTTAACTCCAGAAAATGCAAAAGAATTTACTACATTACATCCAAGATGTGGAACAAGTTTTTTACTTATAGTTATGCTTATAGCAATAGTTGTATTTAGTATTATAGATTTTATATTACCTATTCCAACAACATTTTTAGGAAAGATATTATTAAAAGTATTGTTGAGAGTAATTTTAATGCCTTTTATAGCAGGATTATCTTATGAATTTCAAAGGTTTACAAGCAATCATTTGGATAATAAAATAATAAGAGGACTAGCTCTTCCTGGTTTATATCTTCAAAAATTAACAACTAAGGAGCCTGATGAAAAACAATTAGAAGTTGCTATAGTTGCTTTAAAAATAGCTTTAGATGAAGAAGTAGAGAATGCAAGAGAAGTTTTTTAA
- the trmFO gene encoding methylenetetrahydrofolate--tRNA-(uracil(54)-C(5))-methyltransferase (FADH(2)-oxidizing) TrmFO, with translation MMKEVIVIGAGLAGSEAAYQLAERGIKVKLYEMRPKESTEAHKTEYFSELVCSNSLGGDHLGNASGLMKEELRRLGSLLVKTADEFKVPAGQALAVDRTLFSEKITNTLKNHENIEIINEELKEIPKDKIVLIASGPLTSESLSENIKELTKDEHLYFYDAAAPIVTLSSINLDKVYFQSRYDKGEGEYINCPMNEEEYNKFYENLITAERAPLKKFEEEKLFEGCMPVERIASRGIKTLLFGPLKPKGLTNPRTNSRDHAVVQLRQDDKEGKLYNLVGFQTNLKWGEQKRVFSMIPGLENAEFVRYGVMHRNTFINSTKLLNPTLNLKDNENIYFAGQITGGEGYVCAMATGLMAGINIYNKIMNKEEFVLEDLSATGAIIKYITEEKKNFQPIGPNFGMIRDLEGKRIRDKRERYHTISKRALEYLDEKIKGM, from the coding sequence ATGATGAAGGAAGTAATTGTTATAGGTGCTGGTTTAGCAGGAAGTGAAGCAGCCTACCAACTTGCAGAAAGAGGAATAAAAGTTAAGTTATATGAGATGAGACCAAAAGAAAGTACGGAAGCACATAAAACAGAATATTTTTCAGAATTAGTATGTAGTAATTCTTTAGGAGGAGATCATTTAGGGAATGCTTCAGGTCTTATGAAAGAAGAATTAAGACGTTTAGGTTCTTTACTTGTAAAAACTGCTGATGAATTTAAAGTTCCTGCAGGTCAAGCTTTAGCAGTTGATAGAACTCTTTTTTCTGAAAAGATAACAAATACCTTAAAAAATCATGAAAATATAGAAATAATAAATGAGGAATTAAAAGAAATTCCAAAAGATAAAATAGTTTTAATTGCTAGTGGACCATTAACTTCTGAAAGTTTATCAGAAAATATAAAAGAATTAACAAAAGATGAACATTTATATTTTTATGATGCAGCAGCTCCTATTGTAACTTTAAGTTCTATAAATCTAGATAAAGTCTATTTTCAATCTCGTTATGATAAGGGAGAAGGAGAATATATAAATTGTCCCATGAATGAGGAAGAGTATAATAAATTTTATGAAAATTTAATAACTGCAGAAAGAGCACCTCTTAAAAAATTTGAAGAAGAAAAACTTTTTGAAGGATGTATGCCAGTTGAAAGAATAGCAAGTAGAGGAATTAAGACCTTATTATTTGGACCACTAAAACCTAAAGGATTAACTAATCCAAGAACAAATTCAAGGGATCATGCAGTTGTTCAATTAAGACAAGATGATAAAGAAGGAAAATTATATAATTTAGTAGGTTTTCAAACTAATTTAAAATGGGGAGAACAAAAAAGAGTTTTTTCAATGATTCCAGGATTAGAAAATGCTGAATTTGTAAGATATGGAGTTATGCATAGAAATACTTTTATAAATTCAACAAAATTATTAAATCCAACTTTGAATTTAAAAGATAATGAAAATATTTATTTTGCTGGACAGATAACAGGGGGAGAAGGTTATGTATGTGCAATGGCTACAGGACTTATGGCAGGAATAAATATATATAATAAAATTATGAATAAAGAAGAGTTTGTATTAGAAGATTTAAGTGCAACAGGTGCTATCATAAAATATATAACAGAAGAAAAAAAGAATTTCCAACCAATAGGACCTAATTTTGGGATGATAAGAGACTTAGAAGGTAAAAGGATAAGAGATAAAAGAGAAAGATATCATACAATTTCTAAAAGAGCATTAGAATATTTAGATGAAAAAATTAAGGGAATGTAA
- a CDS encoding FAD-binding protein has translation MKYDIIFLGGGQAGVFGAYEAMKLNPNLKVLIIDKGRMLKERVCPKEKLGKCVNCPTCAIIYGVSGAGAFSDSKFNLDYKVGGDVHKIVDKAIVNDTINYVVDIYRKFGFNEEATGLKYNTAMEEIKRKCIENRIQLVDTPTMHLGTDGSRKLYTKLIDELLEKGVEFKIERDIEELIIEEGKIKGAKCLYKGELEEYYSDNVLLAMGRSGAHKVMEMSHKYGVDCTNGAIDIGVRVEIPDIIMKEINENFYEAKMIYYTKTYRDRMRTFCSNPSGFIAAEKHSDSIVLANGHAYKNKKSKNTNLALLCTKTFTKPFDQPFEYAEAIAKMSSMLTGGKLLLQSYGDLKEGRRSTDEKLERLNIVPTTTDYVAGDISLACPKRILDNIMEFIEAHDKITPGFASSDLLLYFPEIKFRSTRMTLNENMMTNIEGLYAAGDGSGYGSGLNIAAVMGVLAVRDMVEKIS, from the coding sequence ATGAAGTACGATATAATTTTTTTAGGCGGCGGACAGGCAGGAGTTTTTGGAGCCTATGAAGCTATGAAATTAAATCCCAATTTAAAAGTTTTAATTATAGATAAGGGAAGAATGTTAAAAGAAAGAGTATGTCCTAAAGAAAAATTAGGTAAATGTGTAAATTGTCCAACTTGTGCAATAATTTATGGAGTAAGTGGAGCAGGAGCATTTTCAGATTCTAAATTTAATTTAGATTATAAAGTTGGAGGAGATGTACATAAAATAGTAGATAAAGCAATTGTTAATGATACTATTAACTATGTTGTAGATATTTATAGAAAATTTGGTTTTAATGAGGAAGCTACAGGTTTAAAATATAATACAGCAATGGAAGAAATCAAAAGAAAATGTATAGAAAATAGAATTCAGTTAGTAGATACACCTACAATGCATTTAGGTACAGATGGTTCAAGAAAATTATATACAAAATTAATTGATGAACTTTTAGAAAAAGGTGTTGAATTTAAAATAGAGAGAGATATTGAAGAATTAATAATAGAAGAAGGAAAAATTAAAGGGGCTAAGTGTCTATATAAAGGAGAACTTGAAGAATATTATTCTGATAATGTTTTACTTGCAATGGGAAGAAGTGGAGCTCATAAAGTTATGGAAATGAGCCATAAATATGGAGTTGATTGTACTAATGGAGCGATAGATATCGGAGTTAGAGTGGAAATTCCAGATATTATAATGAAAGAAATTAATGAAAATTTTTATGAAGCAAAAATGATATATTATACAAAAACTTATAGAGATAGGATGAGAACTTTTTGTAGTAACCCAAGTGGTTTTATAGCAGCAGAAAAGCATTCTGATAGTATAGTATTAGCAAATGGACATGCATATAAAAATAAAAAATCAAAAAATACAAATTTAGCATTATTATGTACAAAAACATTTACTAAACCATTTGATCAACCTTTTGAATATGCAGAAGCAATTGCAAAAATGTCTTCAATGCTTACAGGAGGAAAATTACTTCTTCAATCTTACGGTGATTTAAAAGAAGGAAGACGTTCAACAGATGAAAAATTAGAAAGATTAAATATAGTTCCAACAACTACAGATTATGTTGCTGGTGACATTTCCTTAGCTTGTCCCAAAAGAATTTTAGACAATATAATGGAATTTATTGAAGCACATGATAAAATTACTCCAGGATTTGCATCTTCAGATTTATTATTATATTTTCCAGAAATTAAATTTAGAAGTACAAGAATGACTTTAAATGAAAATATGATGACAAATATAGAAGGACTTTATGCTGCTGGTGATGGTTCAGGTTATGGAAGTGGGCTTAATATAGCTGCAGTAATGGGAGTATTAGCAGTAAGAGATATGGTAGAAAAGATATCATAA
- a CDS encoding SpoIIE family protein phosphatase — translation MAIYLTILILIGIFIFLLKNQEKESILTIEKILKSLKDKKFYDKIPQELKEQYIETLKKIIKQDLELDNSLEELREYRKELEVTYNSLLEKSKKLEYSNQILETRVTNLSNINALSRTVLSIIELEHIINIILDAYFVLTGAKKVSLYLWEDGKLTNKQIRGDIDFKGEVAYSLEILKKFTYQDYKKVYEDLKKGFTLEKDEIVVISPLLVKGKEFGVIYIIEDKNKFTDSDEETISALTIQVAIAINNAKIYADLRIKERISQELEVASRIQQKILPKNIKEIYGLRIANHFNPAKEVGGDYYDYNILDKENFSITIADVSGKGVPAAFLMALGRSILKTLEIQHINPSENMGKLNRIIYPDITEDMFITMMHTNFNYKTKILTYSNAGHTPLMVYKAKKDRVELVTVKGVAIGFLSEYKYRQGELKLDKGDIVVYYTDGITEAENPNKELFGFERLKEVVYNNKENDVDIIKKNILNEIDIFCKGYQQVDDITFVVIKNTEEDKGEIDEK, via the coding sequence ATGGCAATATATTTAACTATATTAATTTTAATAGGGATATTTATTTTTCTTTTAAAAAATCAAGAAAAAGAAAGTATTCTTACGATTGAAAAGATATTAAAAAGTTTAAAGGATAAAAAATTCTATGATAAAATACCTCAAGAACTAAAAGAACAATATATAGAAACTTTAAAGAAGATTATAAAACAAGATTTAGAACTAGACAATTCTTTAGAAGAATTAAGAGAATATAGAAAAGAGTTAGAAGTTACTTACAATTCTTTATTAGAAAAATCTAAAAAATTAGAATATAGTAATCAAATATTGGAAACAAGAGTTACTAATCTTTCAAATATAAATGCTTTATCAAGAACAGTTTTATCTATAATAGAATTAGAACATATTATAAACATAATTTTGGATGCTTATTTTGTGTTAACAGGTGCAAAAAAAGTATCATTATATTTATGGGAAGATGGAAAACTAACAAATAAGCAAATAAGAGGAGACATTGATTTTAAAGGTGAGGTAGCCTACTCACTAGAAATTTTAAAAAAATTCACTTATCAAGACTATAAAAAAGTTTATGAAGATTTAAAAAAAGGGTTTACTTTAGAAAAGGATGAGATTGTAGTAATATCTCCTCTTTTAGTTAAAGGAAAAGAATTTGGGGTTATTTATATAATAGAGGATAAAAATAAATTTACTGATAGTGATGAAGAAACAATTTCGGCATTAACTATTCAGGTAGCGATAGCAATTAATAATGCTAAAATTTATGCGGATTTAAGAATTAAGGAAAGAATTTCTCAAGAGTTAGAAGTGGCTTCAAGAATTCAACAAAAAATCTTACCTAAAAATATAAAAGAAATATATGGACTTAGAATAGCAAATCATTTTAATCCTGCTAAAGAGGTTGGGGGAGATTATTATGATTATAATATTTTAGATAAAGAAAATTTTTCTATAACTATTGCAGATGTAAGTGGAAAGGGTGTTCCTGCAGCATTTTTAATGGCTTTAGGAAGATCTATATTAAAGACATTAGAAATTCAACATATAAATCCTTCTGAAAATATGGGGAAATTGAATAGGATTATTTATCCAGATATAACAGAAGATATGTTTATAACTATGATGCATACAAACTTTAATTATAAAACTAAAATATTGACATATTCAAATGCAGGTCATACACCTCTTATGGTATATAAAGCAAAAAAAGATAGAGTAGAGTTAGTTACAGTGAAAGGTGTTGCAATAGGATTCTTGTCAGAATATAAATATAGACAAGGGGAATTAAAACTTGATAAAGGAGATATTGTTGTTTATTATACTGATGGAATAACAGAGGCTGAAAATCCAAATAAAGAATTATTTGGTTTTGAAAGATTAAAGGAAGTTGTTTATAATAATAAAGAAAATGATGTTGATATTATAAAGAAAAATATATTAAATGAAATAGATATATTTTGTAAAGGATATCAACAAGTTGATGATATAACTTTTGTAGTAATAAAAAATACGGAAGAAGATAAAGGGGAAATAGATGAAAAATAA
- a CDS encoding P1 family peptidase — translation MKEIKLTEINGIKIGNAQNIEGATGCTVILCEEGGIAGVDVRGGAPASRETELLKSENTVEEVHGIILSGGSAYGLDAAAGVMEYLEEKGKGFDVKVGVVPIVCGASLFDLIIGDSKCRPDKKMGYNACLNSEKNEIKEGNVGAGTGASIGKITGVERAMKGGLGVYTLQIGELKVGAVVAVNALGDVVDIDTNKIMAGLLNSEKNDLASTEEELYSQYRYSEKNVFNGNTTIGCIITNAKLTKSQMNKLASISHNGYAKAISPVHTTVDGDTIFTLSTNKVEAMPDAVGVLATKVMSKAINRAILNAESAYNLKSINDIRKNLK, via the coding sequence TTGAAAGAGATAAAACTGACTGAAATAAATGGAATAAAAATAGGGAATGCTCAAAATATAGAAGGGGCAACAGGATGTACCGTTATTTTATGTGAAGAAGGAGGGATAGCGGGAGTAGATGTAAGGGGAGGAGCACCAGCTTCTAGAGAAACAGAATTATTAAAATCAGAAAATACTGTGGAAGAGGTGCATGGAATAATATTAAGTGGAGGAAGTGCTTATGGTCTAGATGCAGCAGCAGGAGTAATGGAATATTTAGAAGAAAAAGGAAAAGGTTTTGATGTTAAAGTTGGAGTTGTTCCTATTGTTTGTGGAGCTTCTTTGTTTGATTTAATTATTGGAGATTCTAAATGTAGACCAGATAAAAAAATGGGATATAATGCTTGCTTAAATTCAGAAAAGAATGAAATAAAAGAAGGGAATGTAGGAGCAGGAACAGGGGCAAGTATAGGGAAAATAACTGGAGTAGAAAGAGCAATGAAGGGTGGACTTGGAGTTTATACACTTCAAATTGGAGAATTAAAAGTTGGAGCAGTTGTTGCAGTAAATGCCTTAGGAGATGTTGTTGATATAGATACAAATAAAATAATGGCAGGATTGTTAAATTCAGAAAAAAATGATTTAGCTAGCACAGAAGAAGAACTATATTCTCAATATAGATATTCAGAAAAAAATGTTTTTAATGGAAATACAACGATAGGTTGCATAATCACAAATGCAAAATTAACAAAATCTCAAATGAATAAATTAGCTTCTATTTCCCATAATGGTTATGCTAAAGCTATTTCTCCTGTTCATACTACAGTTGATGGGGATACAATATTTACGTTGTCAACAAATAAAGTAGAAGCTATGCCTGATGCAGTTGGAGTTTTAGCAACTAAAGTTATGAGTAAAGCTATAAATAGAGCAATTTTAAATGCTGAATCAGCCTACAACTTAAAATCAATAAATGATATAAGAAAAAATTTGAAATAG
- a CDS encoding tyrosine-type recombinase/integrase, which translates to MFQKNIKNFLFYSEFTENKSENTIKSLKKDLEQLEEYLKENGVENFKEVNSIDLRGFIVNLQKNKISKRSMSRKISSIRVFYRYLKENNFISKNPAELIIAPSFQVEIPEILSMEEIGKLREIIDISKCNGLRDRLILELLFSSGITPMELIMLSEQAINIDRREAVVKNGKEIRVVFFSEITRKYLELYIEAKKIKYKDKYNKNIIFVNGAGTRLSDRSLRRLLVKYGKKAEIKKEVNPFIFRHTFGSYMLSHGMNINYLKELMGHKNIETTKLYQELIKKPTVFKSLNIN; encoded by the coding sequence GTGTTTCAAAAAAATATAAAAAATTTCTTGTTTTATTCAGAATTTACAGAAAATAAAAGTGAAAACACAATAAAATCCTTAAAAAAAGATTTGGAACAATTGGAAGAATATTTGAAAGAAAATGGAGTTGAAAATTTTAAGGAAGTTAATTCTATTGATTTAAGAGGATTTATAGTTAATTTGCAAAAAAACAAAATCTCTAAGAGAAGTATGAGTAGAAAAATATCATCCATTAGAGTTTTTTATAGATATTTAAAAGAAAATAATTTTATTAGTAAAAATCCAGCAGAATTAATAATAGCTCCCAGTTTTCAAGTAGAAATTCCAGAAATTTTATCTATGGAAGAGATAGGGAAGTTAAGAGAGATAATAGATATATCAAAATGTAATGGACTGAGAGATAGATTGATATTAGAATTGTTATTTTCTTCAGGGATAACGCCTATGGAATTAATAATGTTAAGTGAACAAGCAATTAATATAGATAGAAGAGAAGCTGTGGTAAAAAATGGAAAAGAAATAAGAGTAGTGTTTTTTAGTGAGATTACAAGAAAATATTTAGAGTTATATATAGAGGCAAAAAAAATAAAATATAAAGATAAGTATAACAAAAATATAATTTTTGTTAATGGAGCAGGAACAAGATTAAGCGATAGATCTTTAAGAAGGCTGTTAGTTAAATATGGAAAAAAAGCAGAGATAAAAAAAGAAGTAAATCCATTTATATTTAGACATACTTTTGGTTCCTATATGTTATCTCATGGGATGAATATTAACTATTTAAAGGAACTTATGGGACATAAGAATATAGAAACCACAAAGTTGTATCAAGAATTAATAAAAAAACCAACAGTATTTAAAAGTTTAAATATTAACTGA
- a CDS encoding L-lactate dehydrogenase, which translates to MKIKSRKVIVIGAGHVGSHVGFSFVTQGACDELVYIDIDEKKAQAQSEDTEDSVVYLPHHVKVKAGDYSDVDDAEIIVISAGPLPDAGKTRMESLGTTLECLESIVQGIKNSKFSGIIINISNPADVVTAYLQKRLNYPTERILSTSTTLDSARLRKALARNLNIDQKSIYAYVMGEHGESQMVPWSCASIFGKSLLDLMKENPDTYGKLDLNKIADEARAGAWVVIDGKGSTEFGIGTSCVEIAKTIFANERKVCMISTLLKGEYGQENVYASVPAILGNEGVIKVIELPLTEKELIEFGNSCEIMRKNTNKALNMN; encoded by the coding sequence ATGAAAATAAAATCAAGAAAAGTTATAGTTATAGGGGCAGGACATGTAGGTTCTCATGTTGGATTTTCTTTTGTAACCCAAGGAGCATGTGATGAGTTAGTATATATTGATATAGATGAAAAGAAAGCCCAAGCTCAATCAGAAGATACGGAAGATTCGGTTGTTTATTTACCACATCATGTTAAAGTAAAAGCAGGAGATTATTCTGATGTTGATGATGCAGAAATAATTGTAATTTCAGCAGGACCTTTACCTGATGCAGGAAAAACAAGAATGGAGAGTTTAGGTACAACTTTAGAGTGTTTAGAATCAATAGTACAAGGAATAAAAAATTCTAAATTTTCAGGTATAATAATAAATATTTCTAATCCAGCAGATGTGGTTACAGCTTATTTACAAAAAAGATTAAATTATCCAACTGAGAGAATTTTATCTACAAGCACAACATTAGATTCAGCTAGATTAAGAAAGGCTTTAGCTAGAAATTTAAATATAGATCAAAAATCAATATATGCTTATGTTATGGGGGAGCATGGAGAAAGTCAAATGGTTCCTTGGTCATGTGCTAGTATATTTGGAAAATCATTATTAGATTTAATGAAAGAAAATCCAGATACTTACGGGAAATTAGATTTAAATAAAATAGCAGATGAAGCAAGAGCAGGAGCTTGGGTAGTTATTGATGGAAAGGGTTCCACTGAATTTGGAATAGGAACTTCATGTGTAGAAATTGCAAAAACAATTTTTGCAAATGAAAGAAAAGTTTGTATGATATCAACTTTATTAAAAGGAGAATATGGACAAGAAAATGTTTATGCAAGTGTACCTGCAATTTTAGGAAATGAAGGAGTGATTAAAGTTATAGAATTACCTTTAACAGAAAAAGAATTAATTGAATTTGGTAATTCATGTGAAATAATGAGGAAAAATACAAATAAAGCATTAAATATGAATTAA
- the yqeH gene encoding ribosome biogenesis GTPase YqeH, whose protein sequence is MSKKCVGCGVELQSEDKNKSGYLPKSALENKNNKGKDLYCQRCFKIKNYGEYIPVEMTREDYRREVHETIEDVDLVLAVFDVIDFEGSFDDEILDILREKESIVVLNKIDLIPGEKHPSEVADWAKYRLGEEGIAPLDIAIVSSKNTYGISGIYKKINHFFPKRAKVAVLGVTNVGKSSIINRLVGQKIATESKYPGTTLKSSKKKLTNANITLIDTPGLIPEGRFSDLVCENCNLDIVPSMEISRKTYKEGKDRVIFIGGLVKIRIIGDNELKPIFSVYASKNVSYHDTNLEKAEELIASNRSDLFYPPCKSCLDDLKKEEIVTEKFEIETGEEIVFKGLAWLSVKRGPLNIEITYPKKGEIIRRKAFIKPKR, encoded by the coding sequence ATGTCAAAAAAATGTGTAGGGTGTGGAGTAGAATTACAAAGTGAAGATAAAAATAAAAGTGGTTATCTTCCTAAGAGTGCATTAGAAAATAAAAATAATAAAGGAAAAGATTTATATTGTCAAAGATGTTTTAAAATAAAAAATTATGGTGAATATATTCCTGTAGAAATGACAAGAGAAGATTATAGAAGAGAGGTACATGAAACAATTGAAGATGTAGATTTAGTATTAGCTGTGTTTGATGTAATTGATTTTGAAGGTTCTTTTGATGATGAAATATTGGATATTTTAAGAGAAAAAGAATCTATTGTAGTATTGAATAAAATAGATTTAATTCCTGGAGAAAAACATCCTTCTGAAGTTGCAGATTGGGCAAAATATAGATTAGGTGAAGAAGGAATAGCTCCTCTAGATATAGCTATAGTAAGTAGTAAAAATACTTATGGAATAAGTGGGATATATAAAAAGATAAATCATTTTTTTCCAAAAAGAGCAAAAGTTGCTGTTTTAGGAGTAACTAATGTTGGAAAATCAAGTATTATAAATAGACTTGTTGGACAAAAGATTGCTACTGAATCAAAATATCCAGGTACTACCTTAAAAAGTTCAAAGAAAAAGTTAACTAATGCTAATATAACTTTAATTGATACACCAGGACTTATTCCTGAAGGTAGATTTTCAGATTTAGTATGTGAAAATTGTAACTTAGACATAGTTCCTTCCATGGAAATTTCAAGAAAAACTTATAAAGAAGGAAAAGATAGAGTTATATTTATAGGAGGATTAGTAAAAATTAGAATAATAGGAGATAATGAATTAAAACCTATTTTCTCAGTATATGCTTCAAAAAATGTAAGTTATCATGATACTAATTTAGAAAAAGCAGAAGAGTTAATAGCAAGTAATAGAAGTGATTTATTTTATCCTCCTTGTAAAAGTTGTTTAGATGATTTAAAGAAAGAGGAAATAGTTACTGAAAAATTTGAGATTGAAACAGGTGAAGAAATAGTATTTAAAGGTTTAGCTTGGTTATCAGTTAAAAGAGGACCTTTAAATATAGAAATAACTTATCCTAAAAAAGGGGAAATAATAAGAAGAAAAGCATTTATAAAACCAAAAAGATAG